One Micromonospora craniellae genomic region harbors:
- a CDS encoding thiazole synthase — translation MDRTPSTDGHEVDAGTKGFELGGVRFSSRLVLGTGGAANLHVLEQAIRASGTELVTLALRRVDTVAVGSGGLLDLLDRCGVRLLPNTAGCYTAGEAVKVARLARDAFDTDWVKLEVIGDERTLLPDGVELLRAAEELVDDGFTVLPYTSDDPVLARRLADVGCAAVMPAGAPIGSGLGVNNPHHIRLIRQDVTVPVILDAGIGTASDAALAMELGCDAVLLASAVTRAEDPVAMATAMRYAIEAGRLAYGAGRIPRRFHALASTPDDGRPDL, via the coding sequence ATGGACCGCACACCGTCGACGGACGGGCACGAGGTGGACGCCGGGACGAAGGGCTTCGAGCTGGGCGGCGTCCGGTTCTCATCCCGGCTGGTGCTCGGCACCGGCGGGGCCGCGAACCTGCACGTGTTGGAGCAGGCGATCCGCGCCTCCGGCACCGAGCTGGTCACGCTGGCGCTGCGTCGGGTGGACACCGTCGCGGTCGGCTCCGGCGGACTGCTCGACCTGCTGGACCGCTGTGGCGTACGCCTGCTGCCGAACACGGCCGGCTGCTACACCGCCGGTGAGGCGGTGAAGGTGGCGCGGCTGGCCCGGGACGCGTTCGACACCGACTGGGTCAAACTGGAGGTGATCGGCGACGAGCGCACGCTGCTGCCCGACGGGGTGGAGCTGCTGCGGGCCGCCGAGGAACTGGTCGACGACGGGTTCACCGTGCTGCCGTACACCTCGGACGACCCGGTGCTGGCGCGGCGGCTGGCCGACGTGGGCTGCGCGGCGGTGATGCCGGCCGGCGCGCCGATCGGCTCCGGGCTGGGCGTCAACAATCCGCACCACATCCGGTTGATCCGCCAGGACGTGACGGTGCCGGTGATCCTGGACGCGGGCATCGGCACCGCCTCGGACGCGGCCCTGGCCATGGAGCTCGGCTGCGACGCGGTCCTGTTGGCCAGCGCGGTCACCCGGGCGGAGGACCCGGTGGCGATGGCCACCGCGATGCGGTACGCGATCGAGGCGGGCCGCCTCGCGTACGGCGCGGGCCGGATCCCGCGCCGTTTCCACGCCCTCGCCTCCACCCCCGACGACGGTCGACCCGACCTGTGA
- a CDS encoding ABC transporter substrate-binding protein, with amino-acid sequence MRRLTRTVAAATMATALALVSACSSGSDDTGENVGSSLEKVTYLTSFGNFGRDSYAWVAKEKGFFKDAGFDVEIKPGQGTNGVIQTIVGGQAQFGPIDLTGGLLALGNGQAKDFVAVAAIQQRTMAAIATVEGTGISTPKDLEGKKLADTPGSVVRNLFPTYARMAGIDYEKVTWVNGDAQTLMGTLASGSVDGIGQFVVGQPTIEAVTKKKAVLLPYSNVMQDLYGMVLITSKQVAGEKPEMVKRFTGALLKGLEYALEHPDEAAEILAKNVEAVVPAAASAELQLMAGYVRSSNSGTALGTLDSGRVAKSIAILRGAGTLESDLSPDQIIDFDLAPKA; translated from the coding sequence ATGAGAAGGCTCACCCGTACGGTCGCCGCGGCCACGATGGCCACCGCGCTCGCGCTGGTCTCCGCGTGCAGCAGCGGCTCGGACGACACCGGTGAGAACGTCGGCTCGTCCCTGGAGAAGGTGACGTACCTCACCTCGTTCGGCAACTTCGGGCGTGACTCGTACGCCTGGGTGGCGAAGGAGAAGGGCTTCTTCAAGGACGCCGGCTTCGACGTCGAGATCAAGCCCGGCCAGGGCACCAACGGCGTCATCCAGACGATCGTCGGCGGCCAGGCGCAGTTCGGCCCGATCGACCTGACCGGTGGGCTGCTCGCGCTCGGCAACGGGCAGGCCAAGGACTTCGTCGCCGTGGCGGCGATCCAGCAGCGCACGATGGCCGCCATCGCCACGGTCGAGGGCACCGGCATCAGCACGCCGAAGGACCTGGAGGGCAAGAAGCTCGCGGACACCCCCGGCTCGGTCGTCCGCAACCTCTTCCCGACGTACGCGCGGATGGCCGGTATCGACTACGAGAAGGTGACCTGGGTCAACGGTGACGCCCAGACCCTGATGGGCACGCTTGCCTCCGGGTCCGTGGACGGGATCGGCCAGTTCGTCGTCGGTCAGCCCACCATCGAGGCGGTGACCAAGAAGAAGGCCGTCCTGCTGCCGTACAGCAATGTGATGCAGGACCTCTACGGCATGGTGCTGATCACCTCGAAGCAGGTCGCCGGTGAGAAGCCGGAGATGGTCAAGCGGTTCACCGGGGCCCTGCTCAAGGGGCTGGAGTACGCCCTGGAGCACCCCGACGAGGCCGCCGAGATCCTGGCCAAGAACGTCGAGGCCGTGGTGCCTGCCGCCGCCTCCGCCGAGCTTCAGCTGATGGCCGGGTACGTGCGATCCAGCAACTCCGGGACCGCGCTGGGCACGCTGGACAGTGGACGGGTGGCCAAGAGCATCGCGATCCTGCGTGGCGCCGGCACCCTGGAGTCCGACCTCAGCCCGGACCAGATCATCGACTTCGACCTGGCACCCAAGGCCTGA
- a CDS encoding ABC transporter ATP-binding protein, which translates to MIRLSEVSRTFDGRSGRVEALRGIDLDVAEGEFIAVLGRSGCGKSTLLRLIAGLIPVTSGQVTVSGEPITRPRRDIAMLFQRPALLPWRTVLDNVLLPVEIFGWKRADYRDRARRLLDVAGLAGFEKRLPHELSGGMQQRVSLCRSLIGDPRVMLMDEPFSALDALTREELSGELQRVHMRSRATVVFVTHSIDEAVLLADRVVVLSPRPGRVRKIVDVAIPRPRTLGRNAHLAEVAQVSADLHELLMERDHPATAGTER; encoded by the coding sequence ATGATCCGCCTGTCCGAGGTGTCGCGCACCTTCGACGGCCGTAGTGGCCGCGTAGAGGCCTTGCGCGGCATCGATCTCGACGTGGCCGAAGGCGAGTTCATCGCGGTGCTCGGTCGCTCCGGCTGCGGCAAGTCGACCCTGCTGCGACTGATCGCCGGCCTGATTCCGGTCACCTCCGGCCAGGTCACCGTAAGTGGCGAGCCGATCACTCGACCGCGCCGCGACATCGCCATGTTGTTCCAACGGCCGGCCCTGCTGCCCTGGCGCACGGTGCTGGACAACGTCCTGCTGCCGGTGGAGATCTTCGGCTGGAAGCGCGCCGACTACCGGGACCGTGCCCGGCGGCTACTCGACGTGGCCGGCCTGGCCGGCTTCGAGAAGCGGCTGCCGCACGAACTGTCCGGCGGCATGCAGCAGCGGGTGTCGCTGTGCCGGTCGCTGATCGGCGATCCCCGCGTGATGCTGATGGACGAGCCCTTCTCCGCCCTGGACGCACTCACCCGGGAGGAACTGTCCGGCGAGTTGCAACGGGTGCACATGCGCAGCCGCGCCACGGTCGTCTTCGTCACCCACTCCATCGACGAGGCGGTGCTGCTGGCGGACCGGGTGGTCGTGCTCAGTCCGCGCCCCGGGCGGGTCCGCAAGATCGTCGACGTGGCCATCCCTCGGCCCCGCACCCTCGGCCGCAACGCGCACCTGGCGGAGGTCGCCCAGGTCAGCGCCGACCTGCACGAGCTACTGATGGAGCGGGACCACCCGGCGACCGCCGGCACGGAGAGGTGA
- a CDS encoding thiamine phosphate synthase gives MPSLGRLHLITDTRPGRDPLAVLRAVLPVARTELLVQIRVEDSATDRQAYDLTRRVLALCAPYEVTCLVNDRLHVALAAGAAGGHVGADDLPVAAARQVLGPAAVLGATAREPGSATEAVGAGASYLGVGPCRATTTKDGLPPAIGVSGVRAVAEAVAVPVIAIGGVTAADVPALRAVGAYGVAVVGALSGAADPARVAAELTGALTC, from the coding sequence GTGCCGTCCCTGGGACGACTGCATCTGATCACCGACACCCGGCCCGGGCGGGATCCGCTCGCCGTGCTCCGGGCCGTACTGCCGGTGGCCCGCACCGAACTGCTGGTGCAGATCCGGGTCGAGGACAGCGCGACCGACCGCCAGGCGTACGACCTGACCCGGCGGGTGCTTGCCCTCTGCGCGCCGTACGAGGTCACCTGCCTGGTCAACGACCGGTTGCACGTGGCGTTGGCGGCCGGCGCGGCGGGTGGCCACGTCGGCGCGGACGACCTGCCGGTCGCGGCGGCGCGGCAGGTGCTCGGCCCGGCCGCCGTGCTCGGGGCCACCGCCCGCGAGCCGGGTTCGGCCACCGAGGCGGTCGGTGCCGGCGCGAGTTACCTGGGCGTCGGTCCCTGCCGGGCCACCACCACCAAGGACGGGCTGCCGCCGGCGATCGGCGTTTCCGGGGTACGGGCGGTGGCCGAGGCGGTCGCCGTGCCGGTGATCGCCATCGGTGGGGTGACGGCGGCGGACGTGCCCGCGTTGCGCGCCGTCGGCGCGTACGGGGTGGCGGTGGTCGGTGCGCTCTCCGGAGCCGCCGACCCCGCCCGCGTCGCGGCCGAGCTGACCGGGGCGTTGACGTGTTAG
- the thiC gene encoding phosphomethylpyrimidine synthase ThiC, protein MQERRKVYVEGSRPDVRVPFAEVELTGDNPPVRLYDTAGPGSDPEVGLPPLRGPWIAERGDVAPVRGAGTPLGGADGKRPTQLAYARAGVVTPEMEFVAIREGMAPEFVRDEIAAGRAVLPLNINHPECEPAIIGKAFLVKVNANIGTSAVTSSVAEEVEKLTWATRWGADTVMDLSTGKRIHETREAIVRNSPVPIGTVPIYQALEKVGGDPVKLSWEVFRDTVVEQAEQGVDYMTVHAGVLLPYVPLAVDRVTGIVSRGGSIMAAWCLAHHEENFLYTNFRELCEILARFDVTFSLGDGLRPGSIADANDEAQFAELRTLGELTRIAWEYDVQVMIEGPGHVPMHKIKENVDLQQEWCHEAPFYTLGPLTTDIAPAYDHITSAIGAAMIGMFGTAMLCYVTPKEHLGLPDRDDVKAGVIAYKIAAHAADLAKGHPGAQAWDDALSKARFEFRWEDQFNLSLDPETARSYHDATLPAEPAKTAHFCSMCGPKFCSMKISQDLKEYAARGMQDKSDEFVASGGRVYLPLA, encoded by the coding sequence ATGCAGGAACGTCGCAAGGTCTATGTCGAGGGTTCGCGACCGGACGTCCGGGTGCCGTTCGCGGAGGTCGAGCTGACCGGGGACAACCCGCCGGTCCGGCTCTACGACACCGCCGGGCCGGGCTCGGACCCGGAGGTCGGTCTGCCTCCGTTGCGGGGACCGTGGATCGCCGAGCGGGGGGACGTCGCCCCGGTACGCGGTGCCGGCACCCCGTTGGGCGGGGCGGACGGCAAACGGCCGACGCAGCTCGCGTACGCGCGGGCCGGGGTCGTCACCCCCGAGATGGAGTTCGTGGCGATCCGGGAGGGGATGGCTCCCGAGTTCGTCCGGGACGAGATCGCGGCCGGCCGGGCGGTGCTGCCGCTCAACATCAACCACCCGGAGTGCGAGCCGGCGATCATCGGCAAGGCGTTCCTGGTCAAGGTCAACGCCAACATCGGCACGTCGGCCGTGACGTCCTCGGTGGCCGAGGAGGTGGAGAAGCTGACCTGGGCGACCCGATGGGGCGCGGACACCGTGATGGACCTGTCCACCGGTAAGCGGATCCACGAGACCCGCGAGGCGATCGTGCGCAACTCGCCGGTGCCGATCGGCACGGTGCCGATCTACCAGGCGTTGGAGAAGGTCGGCGGCGACCCGGTGAAGCTGAGCTGGGAGGTGTTCCGGGACACCGTGGTCGAGCAGGCCGAGCAGGGCGTGGACTACATGACGGTGCACGCCGGGGTGCTGCTGCCGTACGTGCCGCTGGCGGTCGACCGGGTGACCGGCATCGTGTCGCGGGGCGGTTCGATCATGGCGGCCTGGTGCCTGGCGCACCACGAGGAGAACTTCCTTTACACGAACTTCCGTGAGCTGTGCGAGATCCTGGCCCGGTTCGACGTGACGTTCTCGCTCGGTGACGGCCTGCGGCCCGGCTCGATCGCGGACGCCAACGACGAGGCGCAGTTCGCCGAGTTGCGGACGCTGGGCGAGCTGACCCGGATCGCCTGGGAGTACGACGTACAGGTGATGATCGAAGGCCCGGGTCACGTGCCGATGCACAAGATCAAGGAGAACGTGGACCTCCAGCAGGAGTGGTGCCACGAGGCGCCGTTCTACACGCTCGGTCCGCTGACCACCGACATCGCGCCCGCGTACGACCACATCACCTCGGCCATCGGCGCGGCGATGATCGGCATGTTCGGCACCGCCATGCTCTGCTACGTGACGCCCAAGGAGCACCTGGGGCTGCCCGATCGCGACGACGTGAAGGCAGGGGTCATCGCGTACAAGATCGCGGCGCACGCGGCGGACCTGGCCAAGGGGCACCCGGGTGCCCAGGCCTGGGACGACGCGCTCTCCAAGGCACGGTTCGAGTTCCGGTGGGAGGACCAGTTCAACCTCTCGCTCGACCCGGAGACGGCACGGTCGTACCACGACGCGACGCTGCCCGCCGAGCCCGCCAAGACCGCGCACTTCTGTTCGATGTGCGGGCCGAAGTTCTGCTCCATGAAGATCAGTCAGGATCTCAAGGAGTACGCCGCCCGGGGGATGCAGGACAAGTCCGACGAGTTCGTCGCCTCCGGCGGGCGGGTCTACCTGCCGCTGGCCTGA
- the thiS gene encoding sulfur carrier protein ThiS, producing MELTVNGAGRSVPDEVTVAEVVRDVTPQQRGVAVAVNGEVVPRTDWPATVLRGGDRVEVLSAAQGG from the coding sequence ATGGAGTTGACGGTGAACGGTGCCGGGCGCAGCGTGCCGGACGAGGTCACGGTCGCCGAGGTGGTCCGGGACGTGACCCCGCAGCAGCGCGGTGTGGCGGTGGCGGTCAACGGCGAGGTGGTGCCGCGTACCGACTGGCCGGCGACGGTGCTGCGGGGCGGCGACCGGGTCGAGGTGCTCAGCGCCGCCCAGGGCGGGTGA
- the thiD gene encoding bifunctional hydroxymethylpyrimidine kinase/phosphomethylpyrimidine kinase yields MTTPTTVLTVAGSDSGAGAGIQADLKVFAALGAYGTSVLTAVTAQNTRGVDAVLPLPPQTVSDQLDSVLSDFTVRAVKTGMLGTPAVAGAIAEAAAAGRLPQLVVDPVLVATSGHRLGVVEAVVRLLPYARVATPNSAEAAALTGAPVTGVAEMTAAARALAAGGAEWVIVTGGDVDTGDEAVDVLHGPDGTTVLRAPRVPTRHTHGTGCSFSAATAVRLALGDPVPVAVAAAKEYVTRALAGARDWELGAGRGPMDHFGWSA; encoded by the coding sequence GTGACAACCCCGACAACCGTGCTCACCGTCGCCGGTTCGGACTCCGGTGCCGGTGCCGGCATCCAGGCGGACCTCAAGGTCTTCGCCGCGCTCGGTGCGTACGGCACGAGTGTGCTCACCGCCGTCACCGCGCAGAACACCCGGGGGGTGGACGCGGTGTTGCCGTTGCCGCCGCAGACGGTCAGTGACCAGTTGGACAGCGTGCTCTCCGACTTCACGGTGCGCGCGGTCAAGACCGGGATGCTCGGTACCCCGGCCGTGGCGGGTGCGATCGCCGAGGCGGCGGCGGCCGGTCGGTTGCCGCAGCTCGTCGTCGATCCGGTGCTGGTCGCCACCAGTGGACACCGGCTCGGTGTGGTGGAGGCGGTGGTGCGGCTGCTGCCGTACGCCCGGGTGGCGACGCCGAACAGCGCGGAGGCCGCCGCTCTCACCGGCGCGCCGGTGACCGGCGTGGCGGAGATGACGGCGGCGGCGCGGGCGCTGGCGGCGGGTGGTGCCGAATGGGTGATCGTGACCGGCGGTGACGTGGACACCGGCGACGAGGCGGTGGACGTGCTGCACGGTCCGGACGGTACGACGGTGCTGCGGGCCCCCAGGGTGCCGACCCGGCACACCCACGGCACCGGTTGTTCGTTCTCGGCGGCGACCGCCGTGCGGCTGGCACTTGGCGATCCGGTGCCGGTGGCGGTCGCCGCCGCCAAGGAGTACGTGACCCGCGCGCTGGCCGGTGCGCGGGACTGGGAGTTGGGCGCGGGACGCGGCCCGATGGACCACTTCGGCTGGTCCGCTTAG
- a CDS encoding aldo/keto reductase, giving the protein MTYRRLGDSGLVVSVVGIGCNNFGRKLELDGTRAVVDAALDVGINFFDTADIYGEPYGASETQLGAALKGRRDDVVVATKFGMSMGGDNGRDFGVRGSRRYVIRAVEASLRRLDTDYIDLYQLHEPDPGTPIEETLAALDDLVRAGKVRYLGNSNFAGWQIADADWTAKTRGTSRFVSAQNHYSLLNRDAEIEVLPACERFGLGMLPFFPLANGLLTGKYKRGEAPPAGSRLAGGGRYAKRLAAADWDTIEGIEAYAAERGVSMLHVAIGGLAAQPAVTSVIAGATTPDQVRANAEAGTWQPGEADLKALRAVLDR; this is encoded by the coding sequence ATGACTTATCGCCGGTTGGGCGACTCCGGGCTCGTGGTGTCCGTCGTGGGGATCGGCTGCAACAACTTCGGCCGCAAACTCGAACTGGACGGTACCCGCGCGGTGGTCGACGCCGCCCTCGACGTCGGGATCAACTTCTTCGACACCGCCGACATCTACGGCGAGCCGTACGGTGCGTCGGAGACTCAGCTCGGCGCGGCCCTCAAGGGCCGCCGCGACGACGTGGTGGTGGCGACCAAGTTCGGCATGTCGATGGGTGGCGACAACGGGCGCGACTTCGGCGTGCGCGGCTCGCGGCGGTACGTCATCCGGGCGGTGGAGGCGTCGCTGCGCCGCCTGGACACCGACTACATCGACCTGTATCAGCTCCACGAGCCTGACCCGGGCACCCCGATCGAGGAGACGCTCGCGGCCCTGGACGACCTGGTCCGTGCCGGCAAGGTGCGCTACCTGGGCAACTCCAACTTCGCCGGGTGGCAGATCGCGGACGCCGACTGGACGGCGAAGACCCGGGGGACGTCCCGCTTCGTCAGTGCCCAGAACCACTACAGCCTGCTCAACCGGGACGCCGAGATCGAGGTGCTGCCCGCCTGCGAGCGGTTCGGCCTCGGCATGCTGCCGTTCTTCCCGCTGGCCAACGGGCTGCTCACCGGCAAGTACAAGCGTGGCGAGGCCCCGCCGGCCGGTAGCCGCCTCGCCGGTGGCGGCCGGTACGCCAAGCGGCTCGCCGCCGCCGACTGGGACACCATCGAGGGCATCGAGGCGTACGCCGCCGAGCGGGGCGTGTCGATGCTGCACGTGGCGATCGGCGGGCTGGCCGCCCAGCCGGCGGTCACCTCGGTCATCGCCGGCGCCACCACGCCCGACCAGGTGCGCGCCAACGCCGAGGCGGGCACCTGGCAGCCGGGCGAGGCGGACCTCAAGGCGCTGCGCGCCGTGCTCGACCGGTAG
- a CDS encoding ABC transporter permease, with translation MTDVRSRQPEAAPASEPSPAAPSGRRWRPGDLRDGITAVLLPAAGLLVAFGVWWLVARWGLVHPAALPPPGDVLTAYRLGQDRLLEHTVTTTGEILLGFLLSAVAGVLIGLSLAASRTVERMFTPLLVAINAVPKITLGPLLVVALGWGPKPILTMVFLLCFFPIVLSTATGLTTTSSELAELVRSWNASRWQAFRKVRFPAALPQIFVGLKVAMPLAAIGAVIGEFQAGEGGLGFVIQQYAGIGDTATAWAAIILVALVSILLYAVLVLVERRSLPWVRETTSSR, from the coding sequence ATGACCGACGTCCGCTCACGGCAGCCGGAGGCGGCACCCGCCTCCGAGCCGTCCCCGGCCGCACCGAGCGGCCGGCGGTGGCGGCCGGGAGACCTGCGGGACGGCATCACGGCCGTGCTGCTGCCGGCCGCCGGCCTGCTGGTCGCGTTCGGTGTGTGGTGGCTGGTCGCCCGGTGGGGGTTGGTCCACCCGGCCGCCCTGCCGCCGCCCGGTGACGTGCTGACCGCCTACCGCCTGGGACAGGACCGGCTGCTCGAACACACCGTCACCACCACCGGCGAGATCCTGCTCGGCTTCCTGCTCTCGGCGGTGGCGGGTGTGCTGATCGGCCTGTCGCTGGCCGCCTCGCGGACGGTCGAGCGGATGTTCACCCCACTCCTGGTCGCCATCAACGCGGTCCCGAAGATCACTTTGGGGCCGCTGCTGGTGGTGGCGCTTGGTTGGGGGCCGAAGCCCATCCTGACGATGGTCTTCCTGCTCTGCTTCTTTCCGATCGTGCTCTCCACCGCGACCGGCCTGACCACCACCTCGTCCGAGTTGGCCGAGTTGGTCCGGTCCTGGAACGCCTCCCGCTGGCAGGCGTTCCGCAAGGTCCGCTTTCCGGCCGCGCTGCCGCAGATCTTCGTCGGGCTCAAGGTCGCCATGCCGCTGGCCGCGATCGGCGCGGTGATCGGCGAGTTCCAGGCCGGTGAAGGTGGTCTCGGCTTCGTCATCCAGCAGTACGCGGGCATCGGCGATACCGCCACGGCGTGGGCGGCGATCATCCTCGTCGCCCTGGTCAGCATCCTGCTGTACGCCGTGCTGGTGCTCGTCGAGCGTCGCAGCCTGCCGTGGGTACGCGAGACCACCTCCAGCCGCTGA
- a CDS encoding thiamine phosphate synthase: MQPVSGVVLLTDRRSVRADLCDVVAQAVAGGVRCVVLREKDLPRAERLALAAELRPILAEAGGTLIVAGPDPLLPDTEPAPRIPSIFGGALVALHLPAAGPYPPPVADLVGRSCHDEAELDRLTTEDYVTLSPVFPTRSKPGYGPPLRPDGLAALVSRSPVPVLALGGIETPAQVRACVEAGATGVAVQGAIMRARNPHQVATTLTTAHRRTTTPGSAPTPSAQR, from the coding sequence ATCCAACCGGTCTCGGGTGTGGTGCTGCTGACGGATCGTCGGTCGGTGCGGGCGGACCTGTGCGATGTGGTGGCGCAGGCGGTGGCCGGGGGAGTGCGGTGCGTGGTGCTGCGTGAGAAGGACCTGCCGCGCGCCGAGCGCCTGGCCCTCGCCGCCGAGCTGCGACCGATCCTGGCCGAGGCAGGCGGCACCCTGATCGTCGCCGGCCCCGACCCGCTCCTGCCCGACACCGAGCCCGCCCCACGGATTCCCAGCATCTTCGGCGGTGCACTCGTCGCGCTCCACCTTCCGGCGGCCGGTCCGTACCCGCCACCCGTCGCCGACCTGGTCGGCCGCTCCTGCCACGACGAGGCGGAGCTGGACCGACTCACCACCGAGGACTATGTGACCCTGTCACCGGTCTTCCCCACCCGCAGCAAACCCGGCTACGGCCCACCGCTGCGCCCCGACGGCCTGGCCGCTCTGGTGAGTCGCAGCCCGGTGCCCGTTCTCGCTCTCGGCGGGATCGAGACTCCCGCCCAGGTCCGCGCCTGCGTGGAGGCCGGCGCCACCGGCGTGGCCGTCCAGGGCGCCATCATGCGCGCCCGAAACCCCCACCAGGTCGCCACCACCCTCACCACCGCCCACCGCCGAACAACCACCCCAGGCTCCGCCCCCACACCCTCGGCCCAGCGATGA
- the thiO gene encoding glycine oxidase ThiO yields the protein MLAGGPSYTGGVSRGPFLTPDVAVVGGGPIGLAIAWRCAAHGLRVVVHDPAPGSGASHVAAGMLAPVAEAYFGEHELTALLTESAARWPAFAAELTEATGADIGYRTEGTLMVGLTADDLAEARRLWAYQQGLGLPVTPLRPSQLRDREPALAVRVRGGAFAATDHQVDPRRLVPALRLAAERAGATLVPEPVRTPADVSAGVTVVAAGCGSAALTGLPVRPVKGQVLRLRAPDGGPPGFRHVIRGYADGEHVYLVPREDGEVVVGATVEERSDLAVGAGSVLRLLRAAIDLLPELAEYELVEAIAGLRPGTPDNAPILGPLPGRPDVLVATGHHRHGIVLTPVTADLIVDLVTGTTADPIGDPFRPERFAADAGPGEGFGTSGDATRPAQ from the coding sequence GTGTTAGCAGGGGGCCCTTCCTATACCGGAGGCGTTAGCAGGGGACCCTTCCTTACACCGGACGTTGCGGTGGTGGGCGGGGGCCCGATCGGGTTGGCGATCGCCTGGCGCTGCGCGGCACACGGATTGCGGGTGGTCGTGCACGATCCCGCGCCGGGCTCGGGTGCCTCGCACGTCGCCGCCGGGATGCTCGCGCCGGTGGCCGAAGCGTACTTCGGCGAGCACGAGCTGACCGCCCTGCTCACCGAGTCGGCGGCCCGCTGGCCCGCGTTCGCCGCCGAGCTGACCGAGGCGACCGGCGCCGACATCGGCTACCGCACCGAGGGCACGCTGATGGTCGGGCTGACCGCCGACGACCTCGCCGAGGCGCGTCGACTCTGGGCGTACCAGCAGGGCCTGGGGTTGCCGGTGACGCCGCTGCGTCCCTCCCAGCTGCGCGACCGTGAGCCGGCGCTGGCTGTCCGGGTCCGGGGTGGCGCGTTCGCCGCCACCGATCACCAAGTCGACCCGCGTCGGCTGGTACCGGCGCTGCGGCTCGCCGCCGAGCGGGCCGGCGCGACCCTGGTCCCCGAGCCGGTCCGGACACCGGCCGACGTCTCCGCCGGGGTGACGGTGGTCGCCGCCGGCTGCGGCTCGGCCGCGCTCACCGGGCTGCCGGTCCGTCCGGTCAAGGGCCAGGTGCTGCGGCTGCGCGCGCCCGACGGCGGTCCGCCGGGCTTCCGGCACGTCATCCGGGGGTACGCCGACGGCGAGCACGTCTATCTGGTGCCCCGCGAGGACGGCGAGGTGGTGGTCGGGGCGACCGTCGAGGAGCGCTCCGACCTGGCGGTCGGTGCCGGGTCGGTGCTGCGGCTGCTGCGTGCCGCGATCGACCTGTTGCCCGAGTTGGCCGAGTACGAACTGGTGGAGGCGATCGCCGGGCTGCGCCCCGGCACCCCGGACAACGCCCCGATCCTGGGTCCGTTGCCGGGCCGGCCGGACGTGCTGGTCGCCACCGGCCACCACCGGCACGGGATCGTGCTCACCCCGGTGACCGCCGACCTGATCGTCGACCTGGTGACCGGGACGACCGCCGACCCGATCGGCGACCCGTTCCGCCCTGAGCGCTTCGCCGCCGACGCCGGACCGGGCGAGGGCTTCGGCACGTCCGGCGACGCCACCCGACCCGCGCAGTGA